From the genome of Desulfovibrio sp. JY:
ACGGGCATGGCGAAACCGCGCCCCATCAGGGCCATGGCCGTGCCGATGCGGCCCGGACCGAAAATGCCGAGCGTCTTGCCGCTGACCTCCTGGCCGATGAACTGGAGCGGCCCCCAGCCCGGCCAATTCCCCGAGCGCATGACCGCATCCGAGACCACGATCTGGCGGGCCACGGCGAAAACCAGCGCCCAGGCCAGCTCGGCCGTGGCCGTGGTCAGCACGTCCGGGGTGTTGGATACCGGGACACCCCGGCGGGTGGCCTCGGGCACGTCGATATTGTCGAAGCCCACGGCGTAGTTGGCGTAACCGCGAAGCAGCGGCGCGGCGTCGAAAAAATCGCCGTCGATGCGGTCCGTCAAGAGCCCGATCACGCCGTCGGCCGAGGCGGCATGCTGGAGCAGCTCTGCCCGGTCGAGGGGCCGGTCCTCGGGATTGACCCAAACGTCGCAGGTCTCACGCAATAACGATAACCCGGCTTCAGGGATCCGCCGGGTCACGATGACGCTCGGTCGCTTGGCCATGGCAGGGCCTCCTTGGGAGAGGGGAGGAGGAGGAATGCGAGAGGGGAAACCCTTTTGCAAAGGGTTCTCCCCTCTCGCGCTCTCCCCTTCCTAAAGTTTTTACCGTTACGGATGCCGCTCGACTAACATGCCGTTACTTTTAAAAGTCTTTGGAAGGGGGTCTGGGGGGAACTTTTCTTCAGAAAAGTTCCCCCCAGCTCTTTATACAAATCACACGCCTGTATAACGCCGCGCCGGCGGCGGTGTCGAGCCAGCGCTTGTCCGGGCTGGGTGGCGTTTCGGCGATCATGACGCCTCTGGCCGGGGTGAACGGCGGCAGGGGAACCACGGCCGAGGCCCGCACCCGGCTGGTCGCGGTTTGGGGGCCGTCGATGAGGGCGAGGGTGAAAAAGCCGTAGGGCTTCATGGCGGCGTCGGGGTTGTCGATGCGCAGGAAGGCCAGGTCGGCGGGCTGGGACAGGGCGCAATTGAGGTAATAGGCGTTGCCGCGGCGGGTGATGCTCGTGGCCACGTCCCCGACACGGGTGACCAGGGAGAAAAAGACGATGACGGCCAGGGCCAGGGCCTGGGCGGCGGCGCCGGTGCGAACTAGGCGCGACCGGGCGCCCAGGACCTGCCCCGCCGCGAAAAGTCCGAGCACGGCCGCGACGCCGAGGCCACGGCCCAGGGAGGCGTAGAGCGTCGCCCCTTCGTGGTCCAGGAAATCGTAGGGCAGCAGGTAGCCGAACTGGAAGCAGGGCAGCATCGTAAAAAGCCTGTCAAAGGGCACGGAATAGTTGCGGCTGTCGAGGAAGGCGTTGGGGTATTTGAAAAGGACGCAGGTCAGGCACAGGGACAGCAGGAAAAGCGGCAGGGCCAGCCATTTGTTGATCCGGCCGGGCTCGTCGAGCCAGCGGGCCAGGCCAAAGGCGACAAAGGGCATGGCCGCGGTCCAGTTGCGCGCGGCGTAGGCCTCGCTGCCGTTGGCCCAGAGCATGGTGCAGAAATAGGCCGTGAAAAGAACGAGGATGGTGCCTTCGGGCTGGTCCTTGTCCTTCCAGATGAAACAGGTGAGGCCGATCAGCCCCAGCAGCAAATGGGGGGCGTTGGGAATCAACCCGTGGCGCATGTCGAAGAGGTTGGTCAGCACCCGGTCGGGCACGGCCAGAAAGGTGACGGGAAAGGCGGGGTTGCCGCCGCCCACGGCCAGGCCGAAAAGCGCCTGGTTGTAGAGGAGAAAGAGGGCGAAGAGTCCCCCGGCAATGCCGAACATGGCCAGCTGCCTTGGCCGGGATAACTTTTGGCGAAGGCCGGCGTAGACGATCAGAAAGGCTGTGGCCGCCTCCAGGGACAGTTTGACGTGGACAAAGGGCAGAAGGCACAGGCCGAGCGCGGCCCAGAGTGCATTGGCCGGGTTCTTGTGGCGTCCGGACAGGAAGAACAGGAGCACCAGGCAGTTGCAGGTGAAAAGCAGGATCTCGGCGAAAAAAAGCCGCAGGTAGAAAATGAGCGGGCAGGCAAAAGCCACCCCGGCCACGGCGGCAAGGCTCGGGCCATGGGGGAAACGCCGTCGCAGGGCCTGGTAGAGGATGACGAGTCCGAGCGCCCCCACGGCAAAGGAAAACCAGCGCGCGCCGTCAAGCCCGGCCAGGGTCAGGGCCGGGGACCCCAGGATGGGGTAGATCACGGAATGGATGAGCTTTCCGGCGTGGCCGGCGGGGCTGGTCGCAAGCGGGGTGCGAAGGCCCGCGTCGTCCACCATCTCGCGCCACAGGGCGTCGCTGGGGTGGAAGCCCTGGCCGTGGAAAATGCCGAGGCCATAGGCCGCGTAGCGCACTTCGTCGCCGGTGAAGGCCAGCTTGCCGAGAATGAGCGCGTGCACGGCCCAAAGCGCCAGGAGCAGGGCGGCCAGGGAAACGGCGGCGTCGCCCTTCCCATGGACGCGAGTGTTGGCGGGAGCGGGGCTTTGCATCCGTAATAATGAGGTTTTTTTGGCACCGGCGGCGTTGGAGGGTGAGGCGACAGTCCGGGCCACCTTGCGCCCCGGCCGTGCTGTCGGCGCAAGGTGGCCCAGACGGCGCGTCCTTGTCAACGATGGACAAAAACCGGCTCGGACAGCCGGATTCCAGGCGGTAAGCGTCGGTGAAGTGTCTTTCTGTCGAAGATTTCACTTTACAAACGCGCCGGAAGAATTATCTCTAGAATCAACGGCAACCTCATAAGAGGTGAAACCCGAG
Proteins encoded in this window:
- a CDS encoding D-glycerate dehydrogenase, yielding MAKRPSVIVTRRIPEAGLSLLRETCDVWVNPEDRPLDRAELLQHAASADGVIGLLTDRIDGDFFDAAPLLRGYANYAVGFDNIDVPEATRRGVPVSNTPDVLTTATAELAWALVFAVARQIVVSDAVMRSGNWPGWGPLQFIGQEVSGKTLGIFGPGRIGTAMALMGRGFAMPVVTCGGRRPNETLERECGAKRLPFEEFLATADIISIHAPLTPETRHAFNAAALARLKPTAILVNTGRGPIIDETALVTALREKRLAGAGLDVYEFEPKMAMGMAALPNVVVTPHIGSATREARDGMAALAARNLLAMLAGQTPPTCLNPEVLADGAPRQS